Proteins encoded together in one Riemerella anatipestifer window:
- a CDS encoding phosphoribosylformylglycinamidine synthase produces the protein MSKRIYVEKRGIFDVESPKIFDEIKNILPHIKQVKVYNIYDVFGLNDTDFDKVVYNVFADPVTDVLHYENPAKSSSFAMEFLPGQYDQRADSAQQCIVLLTENTQAKVRSGKLVEIEGINKEELQRVKDLLINRVESQEKDLSKLQIPKEETPKEVVIYHDFITLNESQLKEFYTEQNFAFGLDDLAYIQDYFKSEQRNPTETELKVLDTYWSDHCRHTTFETELKDIRFEGQFKATLEHIFKDYLEKRAFLGREAKPISLMDLATVCAKYFHKTGKLDNLVVSDEINACTIKIDAEFEGKKEPWYLLFKNETHNHPTEIEPFGGASTCLGGAIRDPLSGRSFVYQAMRLSGAADVLEPVENTLKGKLPQRTITKQAANGYSSYGNQIGLATTQVSEIYHEGYRAKRMEVGFVVGAVPVDWVKREQPKVGNLVIILGGATGRDGVGGATGSSKEQDETSIHTLSTEVQKGNAVEERKIQRLFRNPEVTKLIKKSNDFGAGGVSVAIGEIAESLEVNLDVLPLKYEGLNGTELAISESQERMAVVIDANDKDKFINFCKEENILAVEVAKVTDSGRMQMFWRGEKIVDLSRAFLDTNGCSKTQKALVNHLQEVQAERLEFNETNFKKLLADKNVASQKGLLEMFDSSVGATTVAMPLGGKHQLTPMEGSVQTLPIMEAKDIETVSLASWGVDAAISEQNSMVGAANAVVESVAKIVAMGGDFRKIRLSFQEYFEKLGQNPDKWGKPLASLLGAYHAQMNFELAAIGGKDSMSGTYQDINVPPTLISFACADGQKSNIISPEFKKAGNLIYHFYHYSQEIEEAKGLPNYNDLKEIYTYIFNQIKDKKIVSVKTIKEGGIAVGLAKMTFGNGLGAIVNANDTALLEKNIGGLLIESTEPLSHQLLQKIGEVSNDKKLVINNDSFDIDDLKKVYCQTFEPLFPTKEKQKIELELDTELNSIESRTIIIKKHHITKPKVFTPVFPGTNCEYETLNAFRKEGAEVSMKPLVNLNHNALQESIKAWAKEIDQSQILAFSGGFSAGDEPDGSAKFIVNVLKNNIMREAVHRLLERDGMIIGICNGFQALVKSGLLPYGEIRDLDQNSPTLAHNSIGRHISQMVNVKVVNEDSPWLKGMKGEIYTIPISHGEGRFMASEEVITQLYKNGQIATQYVDLDGAIAHGMPYNPNNSLFAIEGITSPCGKIFGRMGHPERYAEGLMKNIPTANYHNIFKNGVSYFRD, from the coding sequence ATGAGTAAAAGAATTTACGTAGAAAAAAGAGGGATTTTTGATGTAGAAAGTCCTAAAATTTTCGATGAAATAAAGAATATATTACCTCACATCAAACAGGTAAAGGTTTATAATATCTACGATGTTTTTGGACTTAATGACACTGATTTTGATAAAGTAGTATATAATGTCTTTGCAGACCCTGTAACCGATGTTTTGCACTATGAAAACCCTGCTAAGAGTTCATCTTTTGCTATGGAATTTCTGCCAGGGCAGTATGACCAAAGAGCAGATTCTGCACAACAATGTATTGTATTGCTAACAGAAAATACTCAAGCCAAAGTAAGAAGCGGAAAGCTAGTAGAAATAGAAGGTATCAACAAAGAAGAACTACAAAGAGTAAAAGATTTACTCATCAATAGAGTAGAATCTCAGGAGAAAGACCTTTCTAAATTACAAATTCCAAAAGAGGAAACTCCGAAAGAAGTGGTAATCTATCACGATTTTATAACTTTAAACGAATCACAATTAAAGGAATTCTATACAGAACAAAATTTCGCTTTCGGGTTAGATGATTTAGCTTATATACAAGATTATTTTAAGTCAGAACAGAGAAATCCAACAGAAACAGAGCTTAAAGTTTTGGATACTTATTGGAGTGACCATTGCCGACACACCACCTTTGAAACAGAACTTAAAGACATTCGTTTTGAAGGACAATTTAAGGCAACTTTAGAACATATTTTTAAAGATTATTTGGAGAAAAGAGCTTTTTTAGGGCGAGAGGCTAAACCTATTTCGTTAATGGATTTGGCTACCGTTTGTGCTAAATATTTCCATAAAACAGGCAAACTAGACAATCTTGTGGTTTCAGACGAAATCAATGCTTGTACTATCAAAATAGATGCTGAATTTGAGGGTAAAAAAGAGCCTTGGTATCTTTTATTTAAAAATGAAACTCATAATCACCCTACGGAAATAGAGCCTTTTGGGGGAGCATCTACTTGCTTAGGTGGTGCTATTAGAGACCCATTATCTGGGCGTTCGTTTGTATATCAGGCGATGCGTCTTTCGGGAGCAGCAGATGTGTTGGAGCCTGTGGAAAATACGCTCAAAGGGAAACTGCCTCAAAGAACAATTACCAAACAAGCCGCTAATGGTTATTCGTCCTACGGAAATCAGATTGGTTTAGCGACGACTCAGGTTTCCGAAATTTATCACGAGGGCTATCGTGCTAAGAGAATGGAAGTTGGTTTTGTAGTAGGAGCTGTACCCGTAGATTGGGTAAAAAGAGAGCAACCTAAGGTAGGGAATTTAGTCATTATTTTAGGAGGTGCTACGGGTAGAGACGGCGTTGGAGGTGCTACAGGCAGTTCTAAAGAGCAAGACGAAACTTCTATCCATACACTATCTACCGAGGTACAAAAGGGTAATGCTGTGGAGGAAAGAAAAATACAAAGGCTTTTCAGAAATCCAGAGGTTACAAAATTGATTAAAAAATCAAATGATTTTGGTGCTGGAGGAGTTTCGGTAGCAATAGGCGAAATAGCTGAAAGTTTGGAGGTTAATCTTGATGTTCTTCCATTAAAATATGAAGGACTTAACGGAACAGAATTAGCTATATCTGAATCTCAAGAGAGAATGGCAGTGGTAATAGATGCCAATGATAAAGATAAATTCATCAACTTTTGTAAGGAGGAGAATATTTTGGCAGTAGAAGTTGCTAAAGTTACAGATTCTGGCAGAATGCAAATGTTTTGGAGAGGCGAGAAGATTGTGGATTTGAGCCGAGCGTTTTTAGATACCAATGGCTGTTCTAAAACACAAAAAGCATTAGTTAATCATCTTCAAGAAGTACAGGCAGAAAGGTTAGAATTTAACGAAACTAACTTTAAAAAATTATTAGCTGATAAAAATGTAGCCTCTCAAAAGGGGTTATTAGAAATGTTTGACTCTAGTGTAGGAGCAACTACGGTAGCAATGCCTCTAGGTGGAAAACATCAACTAACACCAATGGAAGGAAGTGTTCAGACTTTACCAATTATGGAAGCCAAGGATATAGAAACCGTTTCTTTAGCCAGTTGGGGGGTTGATGCTGCCATTTCGGAACAAAACTCAATGGTAGGAGCGGCTAATGCCGTAGTGGAGAGTGTGGCTAAAATTGTAGCGATGGGTGGAGATTTCCGCAAGATTCGATTAAGTTTCCAAGAATATTTTGAAAAACTTGGGCAAAATCCAGATAAATGGGGAAAACCATTAGCCTCGTTGCTAGGAGCTTATCATGCTCAAATGAATTTTGAATTAGCCGCTATTGGAGGGAAAGACTCTATGTCTGGTACTTATCAAGACATCAATGTACCGCCTACACTTATTTCGTTTGCGTGTGCAGATGGTCAGAAATCTAATATCATTTCGCCTGAATTTAAAAAAGCAGGAAATTTAATTTATCATTTCTATCATTATTCTCAAGAAATAGAAGAAGCTAAAGGACTTCCTAACTATAACGATTTAAAGGAAATATATACCTATATTTTCAATCAAATTAAAGATAAAAAAATCGTTTCTGTAAAAACCATAAAAGAAGGTGGTATCGCTGTAGGGTTAGCCAAAATGACTTTTGGAAATGGGTTAGGAGCGATAGTTAATGCTAATGATACCGCTTTATTAGAAAAAAATATCGGAGGATTACTTATTGAAAGTACAGAGCCTTTATCTCACCAGTTACTACAAAAGATAGGCGAGGTTAGCAACGATAAAAAATTAGTAATCAACAATGATAGTTTTGATATAGATGATTTGAAGAAAGTCTATTGTCAAACTTTTGAACCGCTTTTCCCAACAAAGGAAAAACAAAAAATAGAACTAGAATTAGACACCGAACTCAATTCTATTGAATCTAGAACGATTATCATTAAAAAACATCATATTACCAAACCAAAGGTATTCACGCCTGTTTTCCCAGGTACTAATTGCGAATATGAAACACTTAATGCCTTCCGAAAAGAAGGAGCAGAGGTTTCTATGAAGCCACTGGTTAATCTTAACCACAATGCTTTGCAAGAGAGTATCAAAGCGTGGGCTAAGGAGATAGACCAATCCCAAATTTTGGCTTTTTCGGGTGGTTTTTCCGCCGGAGACGAACCAGATGGCTCTGCCAAATTCATCGTGAATGTGCTTAAGAATAATATAATGCGTGAGGCTGTACACCGACTTTTGGAAAGAGATGGTATGATTATCGGTATCTGTAATGGCTTCCAAGCATTGGTAAAATCGGGTCTATTACCTTATGGTGAGATTAGAGATTTAGACCAAAATTCCCCTACTTTGGCTCATAACAGTATCGGCAGACATATTTCTCAAATGGTTAATGTGAAGGTGGTTAATGAGGATAGCCCTTGGCTTAAAGGTATGAAAGGGGAGATTTATACCATTCCTATTTCCCACGGAGAGGGACGATTTATGGCATCAGAAGAAGTGATTACTCAATTATACAAGAATGGACAAATTGCGACACAATACGTAGATTTAGACGGAGCTATTGCTCACGGTATGCCATACAATCCTAACAATTCTCTATTTGCAATTGAGGGTATTACCAGCCCTTGCGGTAAGATATTCGGTAGAATGGGACACCCTGAACGCTATGCAGAAGGATTGATGAAGAATATTCCAACGGCAAACTATCATAATATATTTAAGAACGGGGTTTCTTATTTCAGAGATTAA
- the purF gene encoding amidophosphoribosyltransferase: MKNLTEHKETYLKQFQRRPYGRNLLRTKQEEALDAPQEECGIFGLYSEDNLDTFSLSQFGLFALQHRGQEACGISVSNSGKIINIKDEGLVLDVYKEIKDPEDFMGNAVIGHTRYTTAGDKKKYNYQPFFAKNEYDQIILSIAHNGNLTNAMELKQELEAEGVVFRATSDSEVILRLIQKNLDLGLRGAIKVTMEKIKGAYSVVGMTRNKFFAFRDFNGIRPLVLGEMKESNTYVVASESCALDAVGATYVRDIKPGEIIYTGENEEGLKSYMVKNDCERNICSFEYIYFARPDSEMEQINVHEIREKSGEKIWEQAPVEADIVIGVPDSGVPAAIGFSKASGIPFRPVLIKNRYIGRSFIVPTQEMRERIVNLKLNPIISEIKGKRVVIIDDSIVRGTTSKRLVKILKDAGVKEIHFRSVSPPIIAPCYLGIDTPTKDDLISANMSLEELRNYLGVDTLEFLSLENLKAILGSDKHCFGCFTERYPVAKD; encoded by the coding sequence ATGAAAAACTTAACTGAACATAAGGAAACTTATCTAAAGCAGTTTCAACGTCGTCCGTATGGGAGAAATCTGTTGAGAACAAAACAAGAAGAGGCTTTAGACGCTCCACAAGAAGAGTGCGGTATTTTTGGACTGTATTCAGAAGACAATTTGGATACCTTTTCATTGTCTCAATTTGGGCTTTTTGCTCTTCAGCACAGAGGTCAAGAGGCTTGTGGTATTTCTGTGAGTAACAGCGGAAAAATCATCAATATTAAAGATGAAGGGCTTGTTCTAGATGTCTATAAAGAAATTAAAGACCCCGAAGATTTTATGGGGAATGCCGTAATAGGGCATACCAGATATACCACAGCTGGAGATAAGAAAAAATACAACTATCAGCCGTTTTTTGCTAAAAATGAGTACGACCAAATTATCCTATCCATAGCTCATAATGGCAACCTAACCAACGCTATGGAACTAAAGCAAGAGCTAGAAGCAGAGGGCGTGGTTTTTAGAGCAACTTCCGATTCTGAAGTTATCCTAAGACTTATACAAAAAAACTTAGATTTAGGGCTTCGTGGAGCGATAAAGGTAACTATGGAGAAGATAAAAGGTGCTTACTCCGTGGTGGGAATGACCCGAAATAAATTCTTTGCCTTTAGAGATTTTAACGGCATTCGTCCGTTGGTATTAGGAGAGATGAAGGAAAGTAATACCTATGTAGTCGCTTCTGAAAGTTGTGCTTTAGACGCTGTGGGAGCTACTTATGTAAGAGATATTAAACCTGGAGAAATCATCTATACAGGTGAAAACGAAGAGGGGCTGAAATCTTATATGGTTAAAAATGACTGTGAAAGAAACATTTGCTCTTTCGAGTACATCTATTTTGCACGACCAGACTCTGAGATGGAGCAGATAAATGTACACGAAATTAGAGAAAAATCTGGGGAGAAAATTTGGGAACAAGCTCCTGTAGAGGCTGATATTGTTATAGGTGTTCCTGATTCTGGAGTACCAGCCGCTATTGGGTTTTCTAAAGCATCGGGCATTCCGTTTCGTCCTGTTTTAATTAAAAATAGATACATTGGTCGCTCTTTTATCGTGCCTACACAAGAGATGAGAGAGCGAATAGTAAATCTAAAACTCAACCCTATTATTTCCGAAATTAAAGGAAAACGAGTAGTAATTATAGATGACTCTATTGTAAGAGGTACAACTTCCAAACGATTGGTGAAGATTTTAAAAGATGCTGGAGTTAAAGAAATACACTTTAGAAGCGTATCTCCGCCTATTATTGCACCGTGTTATTTGGGAATAGATACACCCACAAAAGACGATTTAATCTCTGCCAATATGAGTTTAGAAGAACTGAGAAATTATTTAGGAGTGGATACTCTAGAGTTTTTAAGCTTAGAAAATCTTAAAGCTATTTTGGGCTCGGATAAACATTGTTTCGGTTGTTTTACAGAGCGTTATCCTGTAGCTAAAGACTAA
- a CDS encoding intradiol ring-cleavage dioxygenase, translating into MDRKKFLQKGLLGLGTIVAIPSIITSCSKDRESGSTTSTDSSTGNCSLSPSETAGPFPIKTPAQLVRENIVGDRSGVALLINLTVQDQSNNCQPMAGVLVDIWHYDAEGNYSQYGGGGMQQANYTSNNFLRGRSTTDKNGQVSFISIFPGWYKGRAPHIHLEILNANGSSIRVSQIAFPKSVCDTVYATTGYKGVADTQNESDNVFSDSLSGNMLDDIKGDVANGYTLTKTIVV; encoded by the coding sequence ATGGATAGGAAAAAATTTTTACAGAAAGGTTTATTAGGGTTGGGGACTATAGTTGCAATACCATCAATAATTACCTCTTGCTCAAAAGATAGAGAATCAGGCAGTACAACAAGTACTGATTCTAGTACAGGAAACTGTAGTTTATCACCAAGTGAAACAGCAGGTCCGTTCCCAATTAAGACGCCTGCTCAATTAGTTAGAGAAAATATTGTAGGAGACCGCTCAGGTGTTGCTCTCCTTATAAATTTAACGGTACAAGACCAAAGTAATAATTGCCAACCAATGGCTGGTGTTTTGGTGGATATTTGGCACTACGACGCCGAGGGTAATTACTCACAGTATGGAGGTGGAGGTATGCAACAGGCAAATTATACTAGTAATAATTTTTTAAGGGGCAGAAGCACTACGGATAAAAACGGACAAGTATCATTTATAAGTATTTTCCCAGGTTGGTACAAAGGGCGTGCACCACACATACATTTGGAAATTCTTAATGCAAATGGAAGTTCTATTAGAGTTTCGCAGATAGCTTTCCCAAAGAGTGTTTGCGATACTGTTTATGCAACAACAGGCTACAAAGGAGTAGCTGATACACAAAACGAGAGTGATAATGTCTTCTCCGATAGTTTAAGTGGTAATATGTTAGATGACATCAAAGGAGATGTTGCTAATGGTTATACACTTACCAAAACCATTGTCGTTTAG
- a CDS encoding 3-hydroxybutyryl-CoA dehydrogenase, producing MKNIVVIGAGTMGNGIAHTFAQNGFKVNLVDISQEALDKGVDTISKNLDRIISKGYLTEAQKEETLNNITKNTSLESAVKDADLIVEAATENTELKLNIFKQIDTLAPEHCILATNTSSISITQIAAVTQRPDKVIGMHFMNPVPIMKLVEIIKGYSTSKETFDAVYKMSKDLSKVPVEVNDYPGFVANRILMPMINEAIETLYNNVAGVEEIDTVMKLGMAHPMGPLQLADFIGLDVCLAILNVMYDGFKNPKYAPCPLLVNMVMAGKLGVKSGEGFYDYTETKKAEKVARMFSKN from the coding sequence ATGAAAAATATTGTAGTAATTGGAGCTGGGACAATGGGAAATGGGATAGCTCATACCTTTGCTCAAAATGGTTTTAAGGTAAATTTAGTAGATATTTCGCAGGAAGCTCTAGATAAAGGTGTTGATACTATTTCTAAAAATTTAGATAGAATTATTTCTAAAGGATATCTTACCGAAGCTCAAAAAGAAGAAACACTAAACAATATTACTAAAAATACTTCCTTAGAAAGTGCTGTTAAAGATGCAGATCTGATTGTGGAAGCCGCAACTGAAAATACAGAGTTAAAATTGAATATCTTTAAACAAATAGATACTTTAGCTCCAGAGCATTGCATTCTTGCCACCAATACATCATCTATATCCATTACTCAGATTGCGGCGGTAACACAAAGACCTGATAAAGTCATCGGAATGCATTTTATGAATCCTGTTCCTATTATGAAATTGGTGGAAATTATCAAAGGCTATTCTACTTCTAAAGAAACTTTCGATGCGGTTTATAAAATGTCAAAAGACTTATCAAAGGTGCCTGTAGAAGTTAACGATTATCCAGGTTTTGTAGCCAATAGAATCCTAATGCCAATGATAAACGAAGCTATAGAAACTTTATATAATAATGTAGCTGGAGTTGAAGAAATAGACACCGTGATGAAGTTAGGTATGGCACATCCTATGGGACCGCTACAACTAGCGGATTTTATAGGTCTAGATGTTTGTTTAGCAATTCTTAATGTAATGTATGATGGTTTTAAGAATCCAAAGTACGCCCCATGTCCACTATTGGTAAATATGGTAATGGCAGGGAAATTAGGAGTGAAATCAGGAGAAGGTTTCTATGACTACACCGAAACAAAAAAGGCTGAAAAAGTAGCCCGTATGTTTTCTAAAAATTAA
- the purC gene encoding phosphoribosylaminoimidazolesuccinocarboxamide synthase has product MSQKGAMLYEGKAKQVFATDKADEVIVRFKDDATAFNAQKKGQVDKKGQMNNAITTLIFQYLNEKGIPTHFIKQLDDREQLVKKVDIIPLEMVVRNYSAGSMAQRLGMEEGIKSPITIFDICYKKDELGDPLINDYHAIFLGAATREELDEMYSLTDKINQILIELFDRMNIILVDFKIELGKTSDGQIILADEISPDTCRLWDKDTMKKLDKDRFRRDLGGVTEAYEEIYERLKKVLA; this is encoded by the coding sequence ATGAGTCAAAAAGGAGCTATGCTTTACGAAGGTAAGGCGAAACAGGTATTCGCTACGGATAAAGCAGACGAGGTGATTGTTCGTTTTAAAGATGATGCTACGGCATTTAATGCTCAAAAAAAAGGACAAGTAGATAAGAAAGGGCAAATGAATAACGCCATTACAACGCTTATTTTTCAATACCTTAACGAGAAAGGGATTCCTACCCATTTTATTAAACAGCTAGACGACAGAGAGCAGTTAGTAAAAAAAGTGGACATTATTCCATTAGAAATGGTAGTGAGAAACTACTCTGCGGGAAGTATGGCACAGCGTTTAGGTATGGAAGAAGGCATCAAATCTCCTATTACTATTTTTGATATTTGCTATAAAAAAGATGAGTTGGGAGACCCACTAATCAACGATTATCACGCCATATTTCTAGGAGCTGCTACGAGAGAAGAACTAGACGAGATGTATTCCTTAACGGATAAAATCAACCAAATTCTAATTGAGTTATTTGATAGAATGAATATCATCTTGGTAGATTTCAAAATAGAACTTGGTAAAACATCAGACGGACAAATCATTTTAGCTGATGAAATTTCTCCTGACACTTGCCGCCTTTGGGATAAAGATACAATGAAAAAACTGGATAAAGACCGTTTTAGAAGGGATTTAGGTGGTGTTACAGAGGCATACGAGGAAATTTACGAAAGACTAAAAAAAGTGTTAGCATAA
- a CDS encoding helix-turn-helix transcriptional regulator: MFTAYSIEDFVGQKLKHKDFLIHRLENLDYLPPQSIKTPHKHLFYEIYLLKEGSAIHNVDFNTFHIKNNNLFIINEEQVHHLEKNVSQELKGYRILFTKDFINNSLIPSNLLFEIVYLHNIRYQPLISIAEHSELYTYAHLLLSEYNQQTLSLENIKALLFLFLNEVKRNIISDTNDDFIYTNNQIRSYKLFLDLVETNYYKDLSLEDYAKRVNISTRQLSRMIKLISNTTLNTIILNRRLLQSKRLLKHSDLSISEIAYEVGFLEPSYFCKVFKKNNGVTPFQFRKEQNVL; the protein is encoded by the coding sequence ATGTTTACAGCTTATAGTATAGAAGATTTCGTAGGACAAAAGCTAAAGCATAAAGATTTCCTTATCCATAGATTAGAAAATTTAGATTATTTACCACCTCAATCTATAAAAACGCCACATAAACATCTATTCTATGAAATTTATTTACTAAAAGAAGGCTCTGCCATACATAATGTAGATTTTAATACATTTCATATTAAAAACAATAACCTCTTTATTATCAATGAAGAGCAAGTACATCACTTAGAGAAAAATGTTAGTCAGGAGCTTAAAGGTTACAGGATTTTATTTACAAAAGACTTTATAAATAACAGTTTAATTCCTTCTAATCTTTTATTTGAAATTGTGTATTTGCATAATATTCGATACCAACCACTTATTTCAATTGCTGAACATAGTGAATTATATACTTATGCCCACTTACTTTTGTCAGAATACAATCAACAAACTCTAAGTTTAGAAAATATAAAAGCCTTATTATTTTTATTTTTAAATGAAGTTAAAAGAAATATTATATCTGATACGAACGATGATTTTATTTATACTAACAATCAAATTCGTAGTTACAAATTATTTCTAGACTTAGTAGAAACCAATTACTATAAAGATTTATCTCTAGAAGACTATGCCAAAAGAGTTAATATTTCTACCCGACAATTAAGTCGTATGATAAAGCTTATTTCTAATACTACATTAAATACTATAATATTGAATAGAAGGCTACTGCAATCTAAAAGATTGTTAAAGCATAGTGATTTATCTATTTCAGAAATAGCTTACGAAGTAGGATTTTTAGAACCATCTTATTTTTGTAAGGTTTTTAAAAAAAATAATGGTGTTACTCCTTTTCAGTTTAGAAAAGAACAAAATGTTTTATAA
- a CDS encoding IS982-like element ISRa1 family transposase, whose product MNNLEQIYERILEVLGLFSENQLISYQRRTPKMSDLEVISLNITAEYLSIDSELQLFRKLPNSLINKIERSVYNKRKRRLSLQTEQIRQRISMEFNEFEDIFIVDSMPMKVCENARSTRSKICKEQSYSSPTYGYCASQKLYFYGYKLHAVCSLNGVIKNFDISPASVHDIHYLKDSGEQMRNCTLIGDRGYLSAKVQIDLFNYANIKLDTPMRSNQKDYIPQFSLYKKKRKRIETFFSQLCDQFMIKRNYAKTFEGFKTRIISKITAATVIQYINKFIFQRKLNHLKISII is encoded by the coding sequence ATGAACAACTTAGAGCAAATATATGAAAGAATTTTGGAAGTTTTAGGACTTTTTTCAGAAAATCAACTGATTAGTTATCAGAGAAGAACACCTAAAATGAGCGATTTAGAAGTCATAAGTCTTAATATTACTGCTGAATACTTGAGTATTGATAGCGAATTACAGTTATTTAGAAAATTGCCAAACTCTCTGATAAACAAAATTGAAAGAAGTGTTTACAATAAGCGAAAACGAAGACTATCCCTACAAACAGAGCAAATTAGACAGCGTATTTCGATGGAGTTCAATGAGTTTGAAGATATTTTTATCGTTGATAGCATGCCAATGAAAGTTTGTGAAAACGCTCGTTCTACTCGTTCAAAAATTTGTAAAGAGCAATCCTATTCTTCACCAACATATGGTTATTGTGCTTCACAGAAATTATATTTCTATGGCTATAAACTACACGCAGTATGTTCTTTAAATGGTGTGATTAAGAATTTTGATATAAGCCCTGCATCCGTTCACGACATCCACTATTTAAAAGATAGTGGTGAGCAAATGCGAAACTGTACTTTAATTGGAGATAGAGGCTATTTATCAGCAAAAGTTCAAATAGATTTATTTAACTATGCTAATATTAAATTAGATACACCAATGAGAAGTAATCAGAAAGATTATATTCCTCAATTTTCATTGTACAAGAAAAAGCGAAAACGAATTGAGACATTTTTCTCTCAACTTTGCGACCAATTTATGATTAAAAGAAACTATGCTAAAACTTTTGAAGGCTTTAAAACAAGGATAATCAGTAAAATAACCGCCGCAACGGTTATTCAATATATCAATAAATTTATCTTCCAAAGAAAATTAAATCATCTAAAAATCAGTATTATTTAA